The DNA sequence CGGCCCGAGGAGCACTGGCAGCGCAACTGGGAGAACGCCATCTTCTGGTGCTCGCTGCTCCCGGCGTTCCTGTGGGGTGTGGCCTTCGGCAACATCGTGCGGGGCGTAAAGCTCGACGAGAACCACGAGTACGTCGGCAACGTCCTGGACCTGCTCAACCCGTACGCGCTTGTCGGTGGCCTGGTGACGCTGACGCTGTTCACCTTCCACGGTGCGGTGTTCACCGCGCTCAAGACCGTGGGGGAGATTCGGGAGCGGGCGCGGAAACTGGCCCTGTGGGTCGGTCTTGCCGCTGCCGTGCTGGCGCTGATCTTCCTGCTCTGGACGCAGGTCGAGAGCGGTGACGGTCAGAGCCTGGTCGCGCTCGTGGTGGCCGTGGCCGCGCTGGTGGCGGCGCTGGTGGCGAACCAAGCGGGACGCGAGGGATGGTCGTTCGCCTTCTCCGGCGTCACCATCGTGGCCGCCGTCGCGATGCTCTTCCTGACGCTCTTCCCGAATGTCATGCCGTCCTCGCTCAATGACGAGTGGTCCCTCACGGTCACCAATGCCTCGTCGAGCCCGTACACCCTGAAGATCATGACGTGGTGCGCGGTGATCGCCACACCGGTCGTCATGCTCTACCAGGGCTGGACCTACTGGGTCTTCCGCAAGCGGATCGGCACGCAGCACATTGCCGCGGACGCCGCTTCGGGGGCCAAGCACTGAGTCCGCTGTGGCGGGGTGGTTCACGATGTTTCACGTGAAACACCTCGCCCTGGACCGAAGGGCATGTTTCACGTGAAACCGATCGATCCGCGTCTTCTCCGATACGCCCGCGCCACTCGCTTCTTCCTGATCGCGGTCGTTGGCCTGGGCGCCGTCGGAGCCGTGCTGGTCATCGCGCAGGCGATGCTCATCGCCGAGGCGGTGGTGGGGGCGTTCCAACACGGGATGTCCGCCGCTGAACTGCGCACTCCCCTCATGCTGTTGGTGGCCGTGGCCATCGGCCGCGCACTGGTCGCCTGGCTCACCGAACTCGCCGCTCACCGTGCCAGCGCCGCTGTGAAGTCGGAGCTGCGAGGGCGACTGCTGGAGCGGGCGACCGAGCTGGGACCCGACTGGCTGAGCGGACAGCGGACCGGATCTCTGGTCGCGCTCGCCACGCGGGGCGTCGACGCCCTCGACGACTACTTCTCGCGCTATCTGCCGCAGCTGGGGCTCGCGGTGGTCGTGCCGATCGCCGTGCTGGCGCGGATCGTGACCGAGGACTGGGTGTCGGCGGCCATCACCGTCGGCACCCTGCCACTGATCCCGATCTTCATGATGCTGATCGGCTGGGCCACGCAGTCCCGGATGGACCGTCAGTGGCGGATGCTGTCCCGGCTGTCCGGGCACTTCCTGGACGTCGTCGCCGGTCTGCCGACACTGAAGGTGTTCGGGCGTGCCAAGGCGCAGGCCGAGTCGATCCGGCGGATCACCGATGAATACCGCCGGGCGACCATGCGGACCCTGCGGATCGCCTTCATCTCCTCCTTCGCGCTGGAGTTGCTCTCGACGCTCTCGGTGGCCCTGGTCGCGGTGACGATCGGCATGCGCCTCGTCCACGGCGACATGCATCTGTACGACGGCCTGGTCATCCTCGTGCTGGCACCCGAGGCCTACCTGCCGCTGCGTCAGGTAGGAGCGCAGTACCACGCGGCTGCCGAGGGGCTGTCCGCGGCCGAGGAGATCTTCGAGGTGCTGGAGACTCCGGCGCCGGCGTCGGGAAGCGCGGCGGTGCCGACGGGGGCGGTGTCGTTCGAAGGGGTCTCGATCCGCTACCCCGGACGGTCCTCCGACGCAGTGTCAGATGTGTCCTTCGCCGTCGAGCCCGGGGAGACGGTCGCGCTCGTCGGGACGAGCGGGGCGGGCAAATCGACGCTGCTCAACGCGCTGTTGGGGTTCGTGCGGCCGGCCGAGGGGCGGATCCTGGTCGGGGGAGCGGATCTTGCCGAACTCGATCTGAAGGAATGGCGTTCGCGGATCGCCTGGGTGCCGCAGCGGCCGCACCTGTACGCGGGGACGATCGCCGAGAACGTACGGCTGGCGCGTCCCGACGCGGACGACGCTGCCGTGCGGCAGGCGCTGGGGAACGCCGGGGCGCTGGAGTTCGTGGACGCGCTGCCCGAGGGCGTCGAGACCGTGCTGGGCGAGGACGGGGTCGGCCTGTCCGCGGGGCAGCGGCAGCGGCTCGCGCTGGCCAGGGCGTTCCTGGCGGACCGGCCCGTCCTGCTCCTCGACGAGCCGACGGCCGCGCTCGACGGGGCCACCGAGGCCGAGGTCGTTGAGGCCGTGCGAAGGCTGGCGGTGGGGCGGACGGTGCTGCTGGTGGTGCACCGGCCGGCGCTGCTGGGCGTGGCGGACCGGGTGGTGCGGCTGTCGGAGGCCGTGGCGCCGGTGTCGACAGAGGCCTTGCCCAAGGCGTCCGTTGACCGTCCGATCGAGCATGACCCGGACAGCGGTTCTGCTTCCGAAGACGCCGGGACCGTGCCGCTCACCGCAGCCAAGCGCGGTGTTCTCGCCCGTGTCCGCGCCATGTCCGGTCCCCGGCGCGGTCGTCTCGTCCTCGCGCTGGTGCTCGGCAGCCTCGCGCTCGGCAGCGCCGTCGGGCTCATGGCGACCTCCGGGTGGCTCATCTCGCGGGCCTCGCAGCAGCCGCCGGTGCTGTACTTGATGGTCGCCGTGACGGCTACGCGGGCCTTCGGCATCGGGCGGGCCATGTTCCGGTACGCCGAGCGGCTGATGTCGCACGACGCCGTGCTGCGGATGCTGGCCGATACGCGGGTCGCCGTGTACCGGCGGCTGGAGCGGCTGGCGCCCGCAGGACTGCGCCGCACGCGTCGCGGCGATCTGCTGTCGAGGCTCGTCGCGGATGTGGACGCGCTGCAGGACTACTGGCTGCGGTGGCTGCTGCCCGCCGCTGCCGCGACCGTCGTGTCCGCCGGGGCCGTCGGTTTCACGGCCTGGCTGCTGCCTGAGGCCGGTGCCGTGCTCGCGGCCGGGCTCCTCGCGGCGGGGGCCGGAGTCCCGTTCCTCACCGGTGCCGTCGCCCGACGCGCCGAGCGCCGGCTGGCTCCCGCACGCGGAGAGCTCGCGACGCGCGTGACGGATCTGCTCACCGGCACCGCGGAACTGACCGTCGCCGGCGCCCTGCCCAGCCGTACGGCAGACACGCGGCGGGCCGACGGGACGCTGACCCGGATCGCTTCGCGCGCCGCCTCCGCGACCGCGCTCGGCGACGGGCTCACCGCGCTGATCAGCGGGCTCACCGTCGCCGCCACCGCCCTCGTGGGCGCCCAGGGGGTCGCCGACGGGCGGCTCGGCGGTGTGACCATGGCCGTTGTCGTCCTCACCCCGCTGGCCGCGTTCGAGGCCGTCCTGGGACTGCCGCTCGCCGTGCAGTACCGGCAGCGGGTGCGCAAGAGCGCGGAGCGCGTGTACGAGGTGCTGGACGCGCCCGAGCCCGTACGGGAACCCGCCCGGCCCCGGCAGGCGCCCGCATCGCCCTTCCCGGTCGCCGTCACGGGCCTGACCGCCCGCCACGCCGGACAGGACCGGGACGCGCTCGCCGGACTCGACCTGACCCTGGAGGAGGGCCGACGGGTCGCCGTGGTCGGCCCGTCGGGGTCCGGTAAGACGACGCTGGCGCAGGTGCTGCTGCGCTTCCTGGACGCCGACGCGGGCTCGTACACGCTGGGCGGCGTGGACGCGCACGCGCTGGACGGTGACGACGTACGGCGTCTCGTCGGGCTGTGTGCGCAGGACGCGCACCTCTTCGACAGTTCCGTGCGCGAGAACCTGCTCCTCGCCAGGAGGGGCGCCACCGAGGCCGACCTGCGTGACGCCCTGCACCGCGCCCGGCTGCTCGACTGGGCCGATGGCCTGCCCGACGGGCTGGACACGCTCGTGGGTGAGCACGGGGCACGGCTGTCGGGCGGTCAGCGGCAGCGGCTCGCGCTTGCCCGCGCACTGCTCGCCGACTTCCCCGTCCTCGTCCTCGACGAGCCCGCCGAGCATCTCGACCTGCCTACCGCCGACGCCCTCACCGCCGACCTGCTGGCCGCCACCGAGGGCCGTACGACCCTGCTCATCACGCACCGACTCGCCGGGCTGGAGGCCGTCGACGAGGTGGTCGTCCTGGACCAGGGGCGGGTGGTGCAGCGGGGCACGTTCGCGGAGCTGGCCGCTGCGGACGGTCCGCTGCGGGGGATGGTGGAGCGGGAGGAGCAGGCGGATCTGCTGGTGGGGGCGCCGTAGCGGCCGACGGGACCGTGGCCGTGGGCGCTTGCGGTCCGGCGGCCACGCACTGTCGGCCTGGGCGGGGCGCGACGCTCGGTGCTCGCGTCAACGGCCGTACTGACCCATCCGCAGCAACACGTCCCCCAGCTGTACGACTTGAACAGGGCCCTTACCCGCCCCGCGGGCCAGGATCGCTGACATGTGCTCATATCGCCGTCGACTCCTGGTCGTTCCGGCGCTGCTTTGTGCGCTCGTCGGCCTCGTGGCCCGGCCCGCCGACGCGGCCGGTGACGGCAAAAGCACCTCGGGCCACAACGGCACCGGAAGCGGCGGTGACACGACCCTCAGCGCCCAGGTGCTCAAGCTGTACGAGGACGCGGCCGTGGCGACCGGGCGGTACGAAGCGGGGCGGAAGCGGGTAGAGGTGCAGCGGGCGAAGGCACTGCGGATCGAGGCGCTGCTCGAGCGGGAGCGGCGGGAGATCGGCGTCCTGCACGAGGACCTGGGCCGGATCGCACGCGCCCAGTACCGCAGCGGCGGCGGCATGCCGCTCACGGCGCAGATCATCTTCGCGACGAGCCCGGACCAGCTGATGCGCAGTCAGCATGTGTTCTCACAGGCGAGCCTGGCCGCCGCCAACTCCATCGAGAAGAGCCATCGCGCCGAGGTGCGGCTCGCCGGGGACGAGGCCAGGGCCGCGGCGGCCTGGCACGTGCTGGAGAAGCGCAACGCCGAGCTCGCTGACCTCAAGCAGGGCATCGAGGACAAGCTCGAAGAGGCGCGGTGGGAGTTGCAGGGTCGGGCCGACGTCTCCGTGGCCGCCGGGTCGTGTCCGGGGGCGGTCCGGCTCGACCAGAAGGAGACGGACGGCACGAGTGCGTGGGTCACGCCGGTCGCGAAGTACGAGCTGTCCGCCGCGTTCGGCAGCGGTGGAAAGCGCTGGGCGAAGCGGCACACCGGGCAGGACTTCGCGGTGCCGATCGGCACGCCCGTGCGGGCGGTCGGTGACGGGCGCGTGGTGAAGGTGGCGTGCGCGGGCGCCTTCGGCATGGAGGTCGTCGTCCGGCACACCGACGGCTACTACACGCAGTACGCCCACCTCGCCTCCATCGCCGTCGACCAGGACGAGCGAGTCGACACCGGGCAGTGGATCGGCCAGTCGGGCACGACGGGCAACTCCACCGGCCCCCACCTGCACTTCGAGACGCGGGTCACTCCGGAACTCGGATCAGGGGTGGACCCGGTGCCGTGGCTCTCCGAACGCGGAGTGCCGCTCGGGTAGGTCTAAGGCCGCTTCGCCAGCAGCTGTTCGATCACCACGGCCACGCCGTCCTCGTTGTTGGCGACCGTCCGCCCCGACGCGGCGGCGATGACATCCGGGTGCGCGTTGCCCATCGCGTACGACTGGCCCGCCCATGTCAGCATCTCGACGTCGTTGGGCATGTCCCCGAAGGCCACGACCTGCTCGTGCGAGATGCCGCGCTCGGCGCAGCACAGGGCGAGCGTGCTGGCCTTGGAGACGCCGGGCCCGCTGATCTCCAGCAGGGCGCTGGGGCTGGAGCGGGTGACGTTGGCCCGGTCGCCGATGGCGAGGCGGGCAAGGGTGAGGAAGGCGTCGGGGTCGAGGGTGGGGTGGTAGGCGAGGATCTTGAGCACCGGCTCGCCGGCTCCCGGGGCGTCCGGCGCCAGGAGGTCCTCGGCCGGCGCGAGCTCGTCCGGTATCTCCATGTGCAGCTTGGGATAGCCCGGCTCCTGGTAGAAGCCGTACGTCTGCTCCACCGCGTACACCGTGCCCTCAGCCGCGTCACGCAGCAGCCGTACGGCGTCCAGGGCGTTCTCCCGGGCCAGCTCGCGCACCTTCACGAACCGGTGGGTGCCGGGGCCGCCGTGCAGGTCGACCACGGCGGCGCCGTTGCCGCAGATCGCCAGGCCGTGCCCGTGGACATGGTCGCTGACGACGTCCATCCAGCGGGCGGGGCGGCCGGTGACGAAGAACACCTCGATGCCCGCCTCCTCGGCGGCGGCCAGCGCGGCGACCGTGCGGGGGGAGACCGACTTGTCGTCCCGCAGCAGCGTGCCGTCCAGGTCGGTGGCGATGAGCCGCGGGCGGACAGCGGCGGCCGGGGTCTGGAGCTGTCGAGTCGCTGAGGTCACCGGGCCATTCTCCCGTATGTGCCTGCACGGCCGTGCAGCAGCCCGCACATCTGAGTCCGCACCTGAGGAGAAACCGCCCCTGCGAACACTGCCCACATCCTCCTGACCAGCACCGTCGCTCCCGTGAGCTCAGTGCAGCTGTGCCAAGGCCTCCATGGCGATCTGCTCGAAGACCTTCTCTTCGGCCGCGAAGTCCGAGTCCGGGATCGGCCAGTGGACCACGATCTCGGTGAATCCCAGCTCCTGATGGCGCCCGGCGAAGTCCACGAACGCGTCGAGGGACTCCAGCGGACGACCGCGGTCCGGGGTGAACCCGGTGAGCAGGATCTTGTCGAGCCCGGCCACGTCCCGGCCGATCTCGGCGCAGGCGTCTGCCAGCTTCCCGACCTGTCCGCGAATGGCTTGAACCGACTGTTCAGGAGTGCCGTTCTCATACAGCTTCGGGTCGCCCGTGGTCACCCACGCCTGCCCGTGGCGCGCCGCGAGCCGCAGGCCGCGAGGCCCGGTCGCGGCGACCGCGAACGGCAGCCGAGGGTGCTGCACACAGCCCGGGACGTTCCGCGCCTCGTGCGCCGAATAGAAGTCGCCCTCGTACGACACCGAGTCCTCGGTCAGCAGCTGGTCCAGCAGCGTGACGAACTCGGCGAACCGGTCGGCACGCTCGCGCGGGGTCCATGGCTCCTGGCCGAGCGCGGTGGCGTCGAAGCCGGTGCCGCCCGCGCCGATGCCGAGCGTGACCCGTCCGCCCGAGATGTCGTCGAGGGAGATCAGTTCCTTGGCGAGGTTCACCGGGTGCCGGAAGTTCGGCGAGGTCACCAGGGTGCCCAGGCGCAGCCGGTCGGTGACGGCCGCGGCGGCGGTCAGTGTCGGCACGGCACCGAACCAGGGGCCGTCCCGGAAGCTCCGCCAGGACAGGTGGTCGTAGGTGTACGCGGTGTGGAAGCCGAGCTCCTCCGCGCGCTGCCATGCCTGGCGGCCCCCCTCGGACCAGCGGCGGTACGGGAGGATCACGGTGCTCAGGCGCAGACTCATGCATCGAGCCTATGCGGCCGAATGGGTTTCACGTGAAACAGCCACCGACCGCGGCTGCGCGGCCACGGAGCGCGGTCGGTCACCGGTGTCTGAGTCGATCACCGGTATGTACTCGGGGTCCCGTGGCGGCCCGTATCAGTGCGCCTCGGGAAACCGCAGATACTCCGGCGGCACGGCTTTCGTCAGCCACACCCCGTTAGCGCTGACGTGGAAGACATGGCCGTCGCTGTGCATGGCGCCGGCGTCCACGGAGAGCACCACCGGGCGGCCACGCCGGGCTCCGACCCGCGTCGCCGTCTCGCGGTCCGCGGAGAGGTGCACATCGTGCCTGTTCATGGGCAGCAGGCCCGCGCTGCGAATCGCATCCAGGTTACCGGCCACGGTGCCGTGATAGAGGTAGGCCGGCGGGGTCGCCGGGGGCAGTCCGAGTTCGACGTCGATGCTGTGGCCCTGGCTGGCGCGGATCCGGGTGCCGTCGATCGCGAAGCGCTGCTTGTCATTGGCGGCCACCACGTGATCCAGCTCTTCCCGGGTGAACCGGAATCCGTGCGCGGTCGCGGCGGCGATCAGGGTCTCGATCTCGACCCAGCCGCCCTCGTCGAGAGTGAGCCCGATGCGCTCGGGCTGGTGGCGCAGGTGCTTCGAGAGGTACTTCGAGACCTTCACGGTGCGTCTTTCGTCCATGCCACCAGACTGCCGGGAGAGGCTCGAATCACGCGAACGATTTCAGTCCGGATGTTTGGTCCACAACCAAGTGCGGTTATCCACAGGGGATTTGGCGATTCTGTGGACAACGAGCCGTCGTTTCAAGGGGCTTCGTCAAGATCACCTGATGAGCTGTGATTTGCGGCGAGGCGGTCCAAGGCCCTTGCCTGCACCTCCCGTTCGGCGGCCAGCGCGACGAACTCGGCTGACTGCCTCGCTCCAACCAAACGCTCGACGGCCTGCATTGTCTCCTCGGGTACGGGCACAGATCTCGTCCGATTCTGAAGTTCGGGCGTCTCGTCCGCGCCGAGGTGCTGACGCAGATGTCGCACAGCCAACCGCCTCATGGCGCGGGCGAGTTCCGCGTCCACGGTGTGCTGGGCGAGTGGACGCAACCGCCGTACGAGAGAGGCCGCCTCGGCCGCCTCCGCGTCCGTCGGACGGTGGGCGCCGTCGAGGTAACGGGCGAAGACGTGTTCGGTGGTGAACTCCAGGAAACGGGCGGCGATGTGCTCGACCTGGCCCCTCAACTCCCTTAGATGACCCGAGATCGCGGACAGCGGTACCCCGGCCGAGTGCAACTCGACTGCCACCGCTAGTTCTTGAGGACTCGGAACGACGAACGAGTCCTCGTCGCCGGGGACCGGCTCCAGTACGCCGAGCTCCACGGCCTCGGCCACCGCCGCGTCGTCCGGGGTGCCGCCGAAGCGCTCCTCCAGCTCGGCACGCGAGATCCGTACCGCCTCCTCGTCGGTCCACGGCCCGTCCACCTCGGCGACCAGCCCGAGCACCCCACCGAGGCCACGACCGGCGTCCCAGGCCTCCAGGAGCTCCTTGATGGACGCCAGGGTGTACCCGCGGTCGAGGAGATCGGCGATCTGGCGCAGGCGGTGGAGATGGGCGTCCGCGTAGAGGTTCGCCCGGCCATGGCGCTCCGGGCGGGGGAGCAGGCCTCGGTCCTGGTAGGCGCGGATGGTGCGGACGGTGGCGCCGCTGAGGTGCGCGAGGTCCTCGATCCGGTAGGCGGGTGCAGGCGCCGCCTCGGCCGCACGCCCTGCCTCACCGCGC is a window from the Streptomyces sp. NBC_00299 genome containing:
- a CDS encoding MerR family transcriptional regulator → MSDGGPARGGAVAGEGLSGRRGEAGRAAEAAPAPAYRIEDLAHLSGATVRTIRAYQDRGLLPRPERHGRANLYADAHLHRLRQIADLLDRGYTLASIKELLEAWDAGRGLGGVLGLVAEVDGPWTDEEAVRISRAELEERFGGTPDDAAVAEAVELGVLEPVPGDEDSFVVPSPQELAVAVELHSAGVPLSAISGHLRELRGQVEHIAARFLEFTTEHVFARYLDGAHRPTDAEAAEAASLVRRLRPLAQHTVDAELARAMRRLAVRHLRQHLGADETPELQNRTRSVPVPEETMQAVERLVGARQSAEFVALAAEREVQARALDRLAANHSSSGDLDEAP
- the cydB gene encoding cytochrome d ubiquinol oxidase subunit II, which encodes MELHDVWFVLIAVLWIGYFFLEGFDFGVGVLTKLLARNRPERRVLINTIGPVWDGNEVWLLSAAGATFAAFPEWYATLFSGFYLPLLLILISLIVRGVAFEYRVKRPEEHWQRNWENAIFWCSLLPAFLWGVAFGNIVRGVKLDENHEYVGNVLDLLNPYALVGGLVTLTLFTFHGAVFTALKTVGEIRERARKLALWVGLAAAVLALIFLLWTQVESGDGQSLVALVVAVAALVAALVANQAGREGWSFAFSGVTIVAAVAMLFLTLFPNVMPSSLNDEWSLTVTNASSSPYTLKIMTWCAVIATPVVMLYQGWTYWVFRKRIGTQHIAADAASGAKH
- a CDS encoding M23 family metallopeptidase, producing MCSYRRRLLVVPALLCALVGLVARPADAAGDGKSTSGHNGTGSGGDTTLSAQVLKLYEDAAVATGRYEAGRKRVEVQRAKALRIEALLERERREIGVLHEDLGRIARAQYRSGGGMPLTAQIIFATSPDQLMRSQHVFSQASLAAANSIEKSHRAEVRLAGDEARAAAAWHVLEKRNAELADLKQGIEDKLEEARWELQGRADVSVAAGSCPGAVRLDQKETDGTSAWVTPVAKYELSAAFGSGGKRWAKRHTGQDFAVPIGTPVRAVGDGRVVKVACAGAFGMEVVVRHTDGYYTQYAHLASIAVDQDERVDTGQWIGQSGTTGNSTGPHLHFETRVTPELGSGVDPVPWLSERGVPLG
- a CDS encoding HAD hydrolase family protein; amino-acid sequence: MTSATRQLQTPAAAVRPRLIATDLDGTLLRDDKSVSPRTVAALAAAEEAGIEVFFVTGRPARWMDVVSDHVHGHGLAICGNGAAVVDLHGGPGTHRFVKVRELARENALDAVRLLRDAAEGTVYAVEQTYGFYQEPGYPKLHMEIPDELAPAEDLLAPDAPGAGEPVLKILAYHPTLDPDAFLTLARLAIGDRANVTRSSPSALLEISGPGVSKASTLALCCAERGISHEQVVAFGDMPNDVEMLTWAGQSYAMGNAHPDVIAAASGRTVANNEDGVAVVIEQLLAKRP
- the cydD gene encoding thiol reductant ABC exporter subunit CydD, with product MFHVKPIDPRLLRYARATRFFLIAVVGLGAVGAVLVIAQAMLIAEAVVGAFQHGMSAAELRTPLMLLVAVAIGRALVAWLTELAAHRASAAVKSELRGRLLERATELGPDWLSGQRTGSLVALATRGVDALDDYFSRYLPQLGLAVVVPIAVLARIVTEDWVSAAITVGTLPLIPIFMMLIGWATQSRMDRQWRMLSRLSGHFLDVVAGLPTLKVFGRAKAQAESIRRITDEYRRATMRTLRIAFISSFALELLSTLSVALVAVTIGMRLVHGDMHLYDGLVILVLAPEAYLPLRQVGAQYHAAAEGLSAAEEIFEVLETPAPASGSAAVPTGAVSFEGVSIRYPGRSSDAVSDVSFAVEPGETVALVGTSGAGKSTLLNALLGFVRPAEGRILVGGADLAELDLKEWRSRIAWVPQRPHLYAGTIAENVRLARPDADDAAVRQALGNAGALEFVDALPEGVETVLGEDGVGLSAGQRQRLALARAFLADRPVLLLDEPTAALDGATEAEVVEAVRRLAVGRTVLLVVHRPALLGVADRVVRLSEAVAPVSTEALPKASVDRPIEHDPDSGSASEDAGTVPLTAAKRGVLARVRAMSGPRRGRLVLALVLGSLALGSAVGLMATSGWLISRASQQPPVLYLMVAVTATRAFGIGRAMFRYAERLMSHDAVLRMLADTRVAVYRRLERLAPAGLRRTRRGDLLSRLVADVDALQDYWLRWLLPAAAATVVSAGAVGFTAWLLPEAGAVLAAGLLAAGAGVPFLTGAVARRAERRLAPARGELATRVTDLLTGTAELTVAGALPSRTADTRRADGTLTRIASRAASATALGDGLTALISGLTVAATALVGAQGVADGRLGGVTMAVVVLTPLAAFEAVLGLPLAVQYRQRVRKSAERVYEVLDAPEPVREPARPRQAPASPFPVAVTGLTARHAGQDRDALAGLDLTLEEGRRVAVVGPSGSGKTTLAQVLLRFLDADAGSYTLGGVDAHALDGDDVRRLVGLCAQDAHLFDSSVRENLLLARRGATEADLRDALHRARLLDWADGLPDGLDTLVGEHGARLSGGQRQRLALARALLADFPVLVLDEPAEHLDLPTADALTADLLAATEGRTTLLITHRLAGLEAVDEVVVLDQGRVVQRGTFAELAAADGPLRGMVEREEQADLLVGAP
- a CDS encoding LLM class flavin-dependent oxidoreductase gives rise to the protein MSLRLSTVILPYRRWSEGGRQAWQRAEELGFHTAYTYDHLSWRSFRDGPWFGAVPTLTAAAAVTDRLRLGTLVTSPNFRHPVNLAKELISLDDISGGRVTLGIGAGGTGFDATALGQEPWTPRERADRFAEFVTLLDQLLTEDSVSYEGDFYSAHEARNVPGCVQHPRLPFAVAATGPRGLRLAARHGQAWVTTGDPKLYENGTPEQSVQAIRGQVGKLADACAEIGRDVAGLDKILLTGFTPDRGRPLESLDAFVDFAGRHQELGFTEIVVHWPIPDSDFAAEEKVFEQIAMEALAQLH
- a CDS encoding RNA 2'-phosphotransferase; the protein is MDERRTVKVSKYLSKHLRHQPERIGLTLDEGGWVEIETLIAAATAHGFRFTREELDHVVAANDKQRFAIDGTRIRASQGHSIDVELGLPPATPPAYLYHGTVAGNLDAIRSAGLLPMNRHDVHLSADRETATRVGARRGRPVVLSVDAGAMHSDGHVFHVSANGVWLTKAVPPEYLRFPEAH